One Marinibacterium anthonyi genomic region harbors:
- the rnd_1 gene encoding Ribonuclease D, producing the protein MKTITSPDELAAFCVEAAKQPYVTVDTEFLRERTYYSKLCLVQLAHPGDGEDNAVLVDPLAAGMDLEPMYELFRDTSVVKVFHAARQDLEIFWVAAGLFPTPLFDTQAAAMVCGFGEQVGYETLVRKICKQSLDKTSRFTDWSRRPLSDAQKVYALADVTHLREIYEFLRDELDRSNRTAWVEEELQILTNPDTYEVSPADAWQRIKTRTNSPRFLGIVRELAAFREEYAQTNDVPRSRVYKDDALIELASTKPRSMADLSRSRLLLREARKGVIADGILAAVERGLNAPNEDLPQPDRSRDKLQVNPALADLLRVLLKAKSEDSDVAPRLIAPASELDAIAAGVRDVPSLKGWRRDVFGADALRLCQGEIALAAKGDTVRIVELAR; encoded by the coding sequence ATGAAGACAATCACGAGTCCTGACGAGCTGGCCGCCTTCTGTGTCGAAGCGGCGAAACAACCCTACGTCACCGTCGATACCGAGTTCCTGCGCGAGCGCACCTATTACTCCAAGCTGTGCCTGGTCCAGCTTGCGCATCCCGGGGACGGGGAGGACAACGCCGTCCTGGTCGATCCACTGGCCGCGGGCATGGACCTCGAACCGATGTACGAGCTGTTTCGCGACACATCGGTGGTCAAGGTCTTCCATGCCGCACGCCAGGATCTTGAGATCTTCTGGGTTGCCGCCGGCCTGTTCCCGACGCCTTTGTTCGACACCCAGGCCGCCGCCATGGTCTGCGGCTTTGGTGAACAGGTGGGGTATGAAACCCTGGTCCGCAAGATCTGCAAGCAGTCGCTGGACAAGACCTCGCGCTTTACCGACTGGTCCCGCCGGCCGCTGAGCGATGCGCAGAAGGTCTATGCCCTGGCCGATGTGACCCATCTGCGCGAGATCTACGAATTCCTGCGCGACGAACTCGACCGCAGCAACCGCACCGCCTGGGTCGAAGAAGAACTGCAGATCCTCACCAATCCCGACACTTACGAGGTCAGCCCGGCGGACGCCTGGCAGCGGATCAAGACCCGCACGAATTCGCCCCGTTTCCTGGGGATCGTGCGCGAACTGGCCGCCTTCCGCGAGGAATACGCCCAGACCAACGACGTGCCGCGCAGCCGGGTCTACAAGGACGACGCGCTGATCGAACTGGCCTCGACCAAGCCGCGGTCGATGGCCGACCTGAGCCGGTCGCGCCTGCTGCTGCGCGAGGCCCGCAAGGGCGTGATCGCCGATGGCATCCTGGCGGCGGTCGAACGGGGCCTCAACGCCCCGAACGAGGATCTGCCCCAGCCCGACCGCTCGCGCGACAAGCTGCAGGTGAACCCGGCGCTGGCCGATCTGCTGCGGGTGCTGCTGAAGGCCAAAAGCGAAGATTCCGATGTCGCGCCGCGTCTCATCGCGCCGGCCTCGGAACTGGACGCCATCGCGGCGGGGGTCCGGGATGTGCCGTCGCTGAAGGGCTGGCGGCGTGATGTCTTCGGCGCCGATGCGCTCAGGCTCTGCCAGGGCGAGATCGCGCTGGCGGCCAAGGGCGACACGGTGCGAATCGTCGAACTGGCGCGCTGA
- a CDS encoding hypothetical protein (putative conserved protein): protein MGAATPPFPGRCTCGACAYELRDTPLFVHACHCRWCQRETGSAFVLNGLIESHRVRITAGAPVVVTTPSESGQGQLITRCPTCMVALWSVYSGAGPRFLFVRMGTLDNPDRFPPDIHIYTESKQSWLPLPGDVPVMDRYYRRSQLWPQAALDRRDATLAMDDSTAAGPLRA, encoded by the coding sequence ATGGGCGCCGCGACACCTCCCTTCCCGGGGCGGTGCACCTGCGGGGCCTGCGCCTACGAATTGCGCGACACGCCGCTTTTCGTCCATGCCTGTCATTGCCGCTGGTGCCAGCGGGAAACCGGGTCCGCCTTTGTCCTGAACGGATTGATCGAATCGCACCGGGTCCGGATCACCGCCGGCGCGCCCGTCGTGGTCACCACGCCCTCCGAAAGCGGCCAGGGGCAGCTGATCACCCGCTGCCCCACCTGCATGGTCGCGCTGTGGAGCGTCTATTCCGGCGCCGGGCCCCGGTTCCTGTTCGTCCGGATGGGCACGCTGGACAATCCTGACAGGTTTCCGCCGGACATCCACATCTACACTGAATCGAAACAGTCCTGGCTGCCCTTGCCTGGCGACGTGCCGGTGATGGACCGGTATTACCGCCGGTCGCAGCTCTGGCCGCAGGCTGCCCTTGACCGGCGCGACGCCACCCTGGCGATGGATGACAGCACCGCCGCCGGCCCGCTTCGGGCCTGA
- the metH_3 gene encoding Methionine synthase: protein MSDEEDEIILSELDDDELVQQMFDDLYDGLRDEIEEGVNILLERGWAPYRVLTEALVGGMTIVGNDFRDGILFVPEVLLAANAMKGGMFILKPLLAETGAPRMGKMVIGTVKGDIHDIGKNLVSMMMEGAGFEIVDLGINNAVDAYLEALAKEDADILGMSALLTTTMPYMKVVIDTMKEQGIRDDYIVLVGGAPLNEEFGKAIGADAYCRDAAVAVETAKDFIARKHNQMTAG, encoded by the coding sequence ATGTCCGACGAAGAAGACGAAATCATCCTTTCCGAACTCGACGACGACGAGCTCGTCCAGCAGATGTTCGACGACCTCTACGACGGGCTCAGGGACGAGATCGAGGAAGGCGTGAACATCCTGCTGGAACGGGGCTGGGCCCCCTACCGGGTGCTGACCGAAGCGCTTGTCGGCGGCATGACCATCGTCGGCAACGATTTCCGCGACGGGATCCTGTTCGTCCCCGAAGTGCTGCTGGCCGCCAACGCGATGAAGGGCGGCATGTTCATCCTCAAGCCGCTGCTGGCCGAAACCGGCGCGCCGCGCATGGGCAAGATGGTGATCGGCACGGTCAAGGGCGACATCCACGATATCGGCAAGAACCTGGTGTCGATGATGATGGAAGGCGCCGGGTTCGAGATCGTCGACCTGGGCATCAACAACGCGGTCGACGCCTATCTCGAGGCGCTGGCGAAGGAAGACGCGGACATTCTGGGCATGTCCGCCCTGCTGACCACGACGATGCCCTACATGAAGGTCGTGATCGACACGATGAAGGAACAGGGCATCCGCGACGATTACATCGTCCTGGTGGGCGGCGCGCCCCTGAACGAGGAATTCGGCAAGGCCATCGGCGCCGACGCCTATTGCCGGGACGCCGCCGTCGCGGTCGAGACGGCGAAGGATTTCATCGCCCGCAAGCACAACCAGATGACGGCGGGCTGA
- the sufE gene encoding Cysteine desulfuration protein SufE has protein sequence MATQAFEAIVEDFEFLEDWEDRYRYVIEQGKAMDPLDEALKVPATKVDGCASQVWLHPVIDGGTFHFDGDSDAMIVRGLIAVLRALYNGLPVAEVPGVDAKGEMARLGLDENLSSQRSNGLRAMIDRIRSVAASA, from the coding sequence ATGGCAACCCAAGCCTTTGAAGCGATTGTGGAAGACTTCGAGTTTCTCGAGGACTGGGAAGACCGCTACCGGTACGTGATCGAACAGGGCAAGGCGATGGACCCGCTGGACGAGGCGCTTAAGGTGCCCGCCACCAAGGTCGACGGCTGCGCCAGCCAGGTCTGGCTGCATCCGGTGATCGACGGCGGGACGTTCCATTTCGACGGAGACAGCGACGCGATGATCGTACGCGGCCTCATCGCCGTCCTGCGCGCGCTCTACAACGGCCTGCCGGTCGCCGAGGTTCCCGGTGTCGATGCCAAGGGCGAGATGGCGCGCCTGGGGTTGGACGAGAACCTGTCGTCGCAACGTTCCAACGGGCTTCGGGCCATGATAGACCGGATCCGCAGCGTGGCGGCCAGCGCCTGA
- a CDS encoding putative Fe-S oxidoreductase produces the protein MTRANTIESERRRARGAVSNAAGRYDLARAEEHDGWDIPEDRPSFVTEVREEVPKTLISWNRSPDLPFDRSINPYRGCEHGCIYCFARPSHAYLGLSPGLDFETRLVARPTAPEVLRRELGAKGYKVSSMALGTNTDPYQPIERDRAITRACLQVLSDFRHPVGIVTKGALVERDIDILAPMAAAGLVRVGISITTLDDDLSRRMEPRVPLPRRRLAAIRRLAAAGIPVRVMVSPVVPGLTDHEIEAILEAAAEAGADAASWIMLRLPREVSPLWQEWLAEHQPGRAGKIMARLREMHGGRDYDPRWGHRMRGEGEYADLTGKRFKAACRRLGLEERTPALRTDLFARPPMAGDQLSLF, from the coding sequence ATGACACGGGCAAACACCATAGAGTCGGAACGGCGCCGGGCGCGCGGGGCGGTCAGCAACGCGGCGGGCCGGTACGATCTGGCCCGGGCCGAGGAACATGACGGCTGGGACATCCCCGAAGACCGGCCGAGCTTTGTCACCGAGGTCCGCGAGGAAGTGCCGAAGACCTTGATCAGCTGGAACCGGTCCCCCGATCTGCCGTTCGACCGGTCGATCAACCCCTACCGGGGCTGCGAACACGGCTGCATCTACTGTTTCGCGCGCCCCAGCCATGCCTATCTGGGCCTGTCCCCGGGGCTGGATTTCGAAACCCGGCTGGTGGCCCGGCCCACCGCGCCAGAGGTGTTGCGGCGAGAGCTGGGGGCAAAGGGCTACAAGGTCTCCTCGATGGCGCTTGGCACCAATACCGACCCCTACCAGCCGATCGAACGCGATCGCGCCATCACCCGCGCCTGCCTGCAGGTGCTGTCCGATTTCCGCCATCCGGTTGGGATCGTGACCAAGGGGGCGCTGGTCGAACGCGACATCGACATCCTGGCGCCGATGGCGGCGGCCGGGTTGGTGCGGGTGGGCATTTCGATCACCACGCTGGATGACGACCTGTCGCGCCGCATGGAACCCCGCGTGCCCCTGCCGCGCCGGCGGCTGGCGGCGATCCGGCGGCTGGCGGCGGCCGGGATACCGGTGCGCGTCATGGTCTCGCCCGTTGTCCCCGGGCTGACGGATCACGAAATCGAAGCGATCCTTGAGGCCGCCGCCGAGGCCGGGGCGGATGCCGCCAGCTGGATCATGCTGCGCCTCCCGCGCGAGGTCTCGCCGCTGTGGCAGGAATGGCTGGCCGAACACCAACCGGGCCGCGCGGGAAAGATCATGGCGCGTTTGCGGGAAATGCACGGCGGGCGCGATTACGATCCCCGCTGGGGCCACCGGATGCGGGGCGAAGGCGAATACGCCGACCTGACCGGCAAGCGTTTCAAGGCCGCCTGCCGCCGGCTGGGGCTGGAGGAACGCACCCCGGCCCTGCGCACGGATCTGTTCGCAAGACCGCCGATGGCGGGCGACCAGCTCTCGCTTTTCTGA